The Periplaneta americana isolate PAMFEO1 chromosome 2, P.americana_PAMFEO1_priV1, whole genome shotgun sequence genome has a window encoding:
- the LOC138694674 gene encoding uncharacterized protein has translation MSIDMESSEVKKWKEEATKEQQEYFEFLGKCGLLKYKPSDYNNLKRKIGYAIFGTPTEEPNEISNDFTGYPKKQLNHINAVFDLIKEQKKKHNDKLNIWVSFLFVSGKVGNDHIRIPLIRMPESDSMFKRDCFIFIDSCPRVYKRWQDYLDNNRLPDCVMCYPRNGIYSESFGSLQLDFGISPAGKIGMKVVQGFDIAGTIVGMAAAGVGIAALFVPIAWPIAATALAATVSSGGYAAGRSIHTLVDRGTHKQSIGLDNAESRNCWLGIGGSVIGIASGGAVAAAAKMAQAGETVALAGQIAMKSVTATSCIVNALGVANGLANIVVKVIDAEPVSSLDIFQFSSSILFFTNSVISTHQAHTLINSIGRSGTGEYTGTMTQMMSRISKFAENTKNTFTGVVELSQYEGLTGFVIGSSSIMNSPSVQQSFLTVCKWIYTKFVEITKCLLKGVITMAKYMYEVGCLLNNLWESWNKEIDEVVEKICKAFGVKHWSDIIIEGSRILTECEPSKIREIAGTIISETRAIKINNKPVEYSDRTRITAGINASDRAVEEPVPGPSRQMHSFHESVNEETQTALSGDEIFNIQAKFVELQHCKSLPDFLRYMKFVCKFVKAEVDKERNNYDEMLRMVREYSPDVNIEDFNKKYGISGNPDSHFFHKVLNKFTSRDGDGFFMLKLAYDSENACMSAQEQENERFCENEECAFDYFYNKTGLAPNGFLNKDQFCELATELTEHLCDEFNVTIEENGNTSVLQINGGQTVIAVQSYLEGGKVSGIVCMHRSAL, from the exons ATGTCTATTGATATGGAGTCCTCTGAAGTAAAGAAATGGAAAGAAGAAGCAACTAAAGAACaacaagaatattttgaatttctTGGAAAATGTGGATTGTTAAAATATAAACCTTCAGATTATAacaatttgaagagaaaaattggtTATGCTATATTTGGCACCCCAACAGAAGAACCAAATGAGATCTCGAATGACTTCACAGGTTACCCAAAGAAACAGCTAAACCATATTAATGCAGTTTTTGATCTaataaaagaacagaaaaaaaagcacaatgATAAGCTCAATATATGGGtgtcttttctttttgtttctgggaaaGTTGGGAATGATCATATAAGAATTCCATTGATACGAATGCCAGAATCTGACTCTATGTTCAAGAGAGATTGTTTCATATTCATTGATTCTTGTCCCAGAGTATACAAGCGGTGGCAGGATTATTTGGATAACAACAGGCTGCCAGACTGCGTTATGTGCTACCCTAGAAATGGCATTTATTCAGAAAGCTTCGGATCTCTACAACTCGATTTTGGAATCTCTCCAGCTGGAAAAATTGGAATGAAAGTCGTTCAGGGATTCGACATTGCAGGAACCATAGTGGGAATGGCGGCTGCTGGAGTTGGAATTGCAGCACTCTTTGTTCCAATTGCCTGGCCCATTGCTGCAA ctGCCCTCGCAGCAACAGTGTCTAGTGGTGGATATGCTGCTGGACGTAGCATTCATACTCTTGTGGACAGAGGCACACATAAGCAGAGCATCGGGCTTGACAACGCAGAATCTCGCAACTGCTGGTTGGGAATTGGAGGAAGCGTTATTGGAATTGCTTCTGGAGGAGCTGTTGCAGCTGCTGCTAAGATGGCTCAAGCGGGTGAGACGGTGGCATTAGCAGGCCAGATCGCAATGAAATCAGTAACAGCTACGTCTTGTATTGTTAATGCTTTAGGAGTAGCTAATGGACTTGCTAATATTGTTGTAAAGGTAATTGATGCTGAACCAGTATCATCTTTGGATATATTCCAGTTCTCTTCATCAATTCTGTTCTTCACAAACTCTGTTATTTCTACACATCAAGCACATACTTTGATAAATAGCATTGGAAGAAGTGGAACTGGAGAATACACAGGAACTATGACGCAAATGATGTCCCGAATTTCTAAATTTGCAGAGAATACGAAGAATACATTCACTGGAGTTGTAGAACTTAGCCAGTATGAAGGTCTTACTGGTTTCGTCATAGGAAGTAGTTCCATAATGAATTCTCCATCTGTACAACAGTCTTTCTTGACAGTCTGCAAATGGATATATACAAAATTTGTTGAGATTACCAAGTGTCTGCTGAAAGGCGTCATTACTATGGCAAAGTACATGTATGAAGTTGGGTGTCTTTTGAATAACTTGTGGGAATCTTGGAATAAAGAAATAGACGAAGTTGTTGAAAAGATCTGCAAGGCATTTGGCGTTAAGCACTGGTCGGACATAATAATTGAGGGCTCCAGGATTCTGACTGAATGTGAACCCAGTAAAATTAGAGAAATAGCTGGAACTATAATTTCGGAAACAAGagcaataaaaattaacaataaaccAGTCGAATATTCTGACAGAACTCGCATAACTGCGGGAATTAATGCCAGTGACAGAGCTGTTGAAGAGCCAGTACCAGGACCTTCTCGACAGATGCACAGTTTTCATGAGAGTGTCAATGAAGAGACTCAGACTGCTTTATCTGGTGATGAGATATTCAACATTCAAGCAAAGTTTGTAGAGTTACAGCATTGCAAGTCTCTACCAGATTTCCTAAGATACatgaaatttgtatgtaaattTGTAAAAGCAGAAGttgataaagaaagaaacaactaTGATGAAATGTTGAGAATGGTGCGCGAGTACTCTCCAGATGTGAATATCGAGGATTTTAATAAGAAGTACGGAATATCTGGAAATCCAGACAGTCATTTTTTTCATAAAGTGCTGAATAAATTCACATCTAGAGACGGAGATGGATTTTTCATGCTCAAATTGGCATATGACAGCGAAAATGCTTGCATGTCAGCACAAGAGCAAGAAAACGAAAgattttgtgaaaatgaagaaTGTGCCTTTGATTACTTCTATAATAAGACAGGACTGGCCCCAAATGGATTTTTGAACAAAGATCAGTTCTGTGAGTTAGCGACAGAACTGACAGAGCATCTTTGTGATGAATTCAATGTAACAATTGAAGAAAATGGAAATACCTCTGTGCTGCAGATCAATGGCGGACAAACAGTAATAGCTGTGCAAAGTTACCTTGAAGGTGGGAAAGTCTCTGGTATTGTTTGTATGCACCGCAGTGCTTTGTAA